caaaagcatcatgacttacatttctagtttgtcttctatcatgatacaaaaatgcatggttccttttagcactagtagccataggggccttccctttctccttggcgggaatgggatccttatggcttgttaagttcttggcttccctcttgaagccaagcccatccttaattgagggatgtcttcctattgtgtaggcatcccttgcaaattttaacttatcaaattcacttttgctagtcttaagttggacattaagactagccacttcattatttagctttgcaatagaggctatgtgttcactacaagcatcaatatcaaattctttacatctattgcaaatagcaacattttctacacaagttgttgatttactagctatttctatcttaacattcaactcatcgttaatgctctttaatttagaaattgtttcatggcatgaggataattcacaagtaagcatctcatttcttttaacttctagagcatgagatttttgagcttctaaaaatttatcatgctcttcatacaataaatcctcttgtttctctaagagtttatccttctcattcaatgcatcaattaattcattaattttgccaattgtaattctatctagacctttaaatacactagaatagtctatttcatcatcgtcactagaatcattatcactagaagaagcataagtagagtttcgagtacttactttcttctccttagccatgagacacgtgtgacgctcgttggggaagagggccgatttgttgaaggcggtggcggcgagtccctcattgtcggagtcggaggaggagcaatccgaatcccactccttgcctagatgcgcctcgcccttggctttcttgtagtgcttcttcttctcccttttgttccccttttcctggtcactttcattatcaggacagttagcaataaaatgaccaagcttaccgcatttgaagcatgatcgcttccccttggtcttagtcttgctcgactgtccattgcgaccctttagcaccgtcttgaatctcttgatgatgagggccatttcttcatcattaagaccggctgcctcaatttgcgccaccttgctgggtagtgcctccttgctccttgtggctttgagagcaaaaggttgcggctcgttgatcggtccattcaaggcgtcgtccacataccttgcctccttgatcatcattcgcccgctgacgaattttcctaggacttcttcgggcgacattttggtgtacctgggattctcacgaatattattcaccaaatgaggatcaagaacggtaaaggacctgagcattagtcggacgacgtcgtggtccgtccatcgcgtgcttccgtagctccttattttgttgataagggtcttgagccggttgtatgtctgagttggctcctcgccccttatcatcgcgaatcgtccaagctcgccttccaccaactccattttggtgagcaaggtaacgtcattcccctcatgagaaatcttgagggtgtcccagatctacttggcgttatccaagccgctcactttgttatattcatccctgcacaatgaagctagaagaacagtggtagcttgtgcattcttatggatttgctcattaatgaatgaagggctatccgagctatcaaatttcattccactttccacaatctcccaaatgcttggatggagagaaaataggtgagtacgcattatgtgactccaaaatccgtagtcctctccatcaaagtgaggaggcttgccaagtggaatggggagcaaatgagcatttgagctatatggaatgcgcgaataatcaaaagaaaagtttgagttaaccgtcttttgtttgtcgtggtcgtcgtccttttgggaagaagaggactcatcgctgtcgtagtagacgatctccttgatgcgtcttgtcttcttcttcttcccatcttttcgcttgtggcccgagcccgagtcattggacttgtcatcccttggctcgttgacgaaggactccttctctttgtcgttgatcacaattcccttccccttaggatccatctcttcgggcggttagtccctttttgaagagaacggctctgataccaattgagagcacctagagggggggggtgaataggtgatcctgtaaaagttcaaaacttaagccacaaaaacttgttaagggttagcacaagtatggccaagtggctagagagaactcaaaacacgataaccacaagaaagcaatcacagagttgacacggtggttatcccgtggttcggccaagtacaaaacttgcctactccacgttgtggcgtcccaacggacgagagttgcactcaactcctctcaagtgatccaatgatcaacttgaataccacggtgtttttctttcctttgatcttttcccgtttgcgaggaatctccacaacttggagtctctcgcccttacaattgagttcacaaagaaatacggagtaaggtgggaatgagcaatgcacacaagactcgaaaatcagagcaacaacacgcacacaagtcgcaacaagagctcgcaacgcaacacaaagagttcacaactccacaagagctctatatgctatcacaatgaaacgaatgcgtgagattgatgtcttggtgcttagaagagttgtaggaatgcttggtgtactcctccatgcgcctaggggtcccttttatagccccaaggcagctaggagccgttgagagcacatctggaaggctatccttgccttctgtcgttgggcgcaccggacagtccggtgcacaccggacactgtccggtgcccgatttatttccataaacagcgcagccgaccgttgccgaccgttgcagatctggcgcaccggacagtccggtgcacaccggacagtccggtgcctccttccgaccgttggctcggccacgtgtcgcgcggcgatcgtgcggccgaccgtcgggccgaccgttggctcaccggacagtccggtgcacaccggacagtccggtgaattttagccgaagtcgccggagaaaaacccgagagcggctggtttgctccgcgctggtctggcgcaccggacactgtccggtgcacaccggacagtccggtgccccagcccgaaacagcctttggctgtacacagccactctccacttcttttcttttcttctttctcctgtttctaacacttagacaagatgttagtacacaaaactaatgtactaaggcttagaaacatacctttacttgtgatttgcactttgttcatccatgggcatattttcacatttaagcacttgtgtttgcattcaatcaccaaaatacttagaaatgacccaagggcacatttccctttcactattcgGGTTTGTGAAATTTCGGGTTCTGAAAATGAGAACCTAAATTtacaaaataattttaggaaccgaacccgaatagactcacaatttcggttcggtctattcggtccaccgaatagacccaaatagtagagagactagtatcttttgttaaaatatatacaatgaataattAATTGGAAGTACTATTATTACAACAAGTAACTATAAAAATAGCATACAAAGatatatatatactatcgttAAGATGGTATCATTATTTTtagctaataagttcataaatcatataatgATACCATCACATATTAAGAGCTTTTTTATATTTTGGGTTATTTGGTCGGGTTTTAAAGGTTAGGAATCGAACCCGAACCCATACaaaaaatatagcacatataggacccgaacccgaacccgaaaacccGAATAGATCGACAATTCGGTCTATTAGGGTTCGGTTTTTGGTTTTAAAATGcccacctctagttgcatgagtcCATCGACGCCGAGTCCTTGCTCTAGCTTTACCGTCACAAGGTCCATCGCGCTTGAGCCTCCAACTTTTCCTTTACACTAGCAACCCGATCCATCATAGTAAAGCCATGTCTCATATGGAATGAGCTTCCTCATCACACTCGTTGACCATATCAACATAACCAAGCCACTTTCATCACCCATGGCTTAAGTAGCATGCACTAGTGTATCTATGGACTAACTATCCATGTATCTCGACATAAACAAGTATTAATCCACCTAATTTTGTCACTTAATTACCAAAATCAAATAAGAATCCTTACAAGTACAGATCATAAGTCATTAAGATTATATTATAACACTTGTCTCTACTCTAGATTACCGGTGCAAAAAGTTAACATTTAACTACAGCACAGTAATATAACATCTTTTTTTGATGTTTGAGTTAGAAATAGTAAAACATTAAAAACTAATATGGAATGCTCATGTCCTTATTTTTCTCAGCCATCTTTTGATTCTTACTATTTTCTAGGGACTATTGTTCTCTATCTCGTGCTGGCGACAAAAGATGATGGTGTTTTTTTTTCTAGATATAGAATTTATGTGCTGTTTGtttcacatatttgtaatgtaATCGGTAACAAATAACGTTAAATCATATTTGTTTAAGTTCAATCGTAATCGGATACCACATTAGAAATTGATACCagcctattcaaacttgttaccactGGTAATCGAATGCAAACCGTTACcgttaccatttacgttacattttaaGAACCAAACGGCACCTTAGATCGTCGTCAGTGAATATTTCGTAAGGAACAGATACAGGATTCTTTACCGTTGTCCTTGGTTGTTAGCATATTTTGGCGCTACTAGTGTTTTCTCGGGCATTTATCGTCACGGCCGAACAGTATCGCTGGACAGATCGTGAGTCAGTAAGATTCAGTAGGTATTTATTTATTAATCAAACATCCCCGTATTAATTTTCACAAGAAGGATATCCTCTATAAATACGAACCAAAGTGAGATGATTGAAATCATTCATGGTTCCCTTGAGGTGAGTGATTTGAATTTTCCGGATTGACCTCGCTACTACGTCGTTTTCCTGACAACTGTGATTTTTGACGCGCCAAACTTTTGGTAGCGCTTTTTTATCCCAAAATTACCTTCCATCTGTTCAACACAAGTAGTTGGCGCGGCCCTTTCCTTGGCCGCCCTTCtcccttttttttctctctctctcttttcgcTGTGCCTACCGACACTCCTCTCCTTCTCCCTGAATTTCTCTTTAAAACCCCCCGCTCGCTGATCCCCTCCCCCTCCCACTCCCACCCCCACCGACGCTGCCGCCGCTGGCACGCATTCCTGCTTCctctcctcctcttcttcatcggCGCGGCGCGGCGCAGCGCTGGGGGAGAATCACTCGGATGGAAATCTGCTGCTAGAGTGAGAGGAGCTACCGGACAGTATCCTGCGCGCCTTCGTCGGCGGCGGAGGGGGGAAGGAAGCGATGGAGGCGAGCGCCGGGCTGGTGGCCGGCTCCCACAACCGCAACGAGCTCGTCGTCATACGTCGCGACGGCGATCCCGGGGTACATGCGCGCTCCAATTCCTCCTCCCGGCTGGCTTGCGAGAGAGCGAGCATTATGGAGCTGATTTTTCTCTCTCTTTAATTTTCATTTTCTGGCGTGTCTGTGCAGCCGAAGCCGCCGCCGCGGGAGCAGAACGGGCAGGTGTGCCAGATTTGCGGCGACGACGTCGGCCTTGCCCCCGGCGGGGAGCCCTTCGTGGCGTGCAACGAGTGCGCCTTCCCCGTCTGCCGGGACTGCTACGAGTACGAGCGCCGGGAGGGCACGCAGAACTGCCCCCAGTGCAGGACCCGGTACAAGCGCCTCAAGGGTGAACGTCCCCAGCTCCATCCACCGAAATGCAGCTCCGCCCTGGCGCAAATGGATGGACCAGTCGTGCGGCTTTCGATGCTTCTTCGTTACTCTCAACTGTTCACTCAACTCGTCCTGTGCGCGCCGGCGCTTTGTTTGTAGGCTGCCAGCGTGTGACCggtgatgaggaggaggacggcGTCGATGACCTGGACAACGAGTTCAACTGGAACGGCCATGACTCGCGGTCTGTGGCCGACTCCATGCTCTACGGCCGTGGAGGTGACCCTAATGGCGCGCCACAACCTTTCCAGCTCAACCCCAATGTTCCACTCCTCACCAACGGGCAGATGGTACTGTTGCTGCCGAATCCAAGTATCACTGTTCCCTTGCCACCTCCGTTGGTTATTGATGTGTCAATGGCTCAATTGCTTGTTTCTGGTGTGATTGCAGGTCGATGACATCCCACCGGAGCAGCACGCGCTGGTGCCTTCTTTCATGGGCGGTGGGGGAAAGAGAATCCATCCCCTCCCTTATGCGGATCCCAGCTTACCTGGTATGTGTTTGGTTTGGATGATCATCAGCCAAAACTTAGTTGTGGTCATGGTGTCCTGAATGTACTTGGTTAATGTTTGTGGTGTTCCAGTGCAACCCAGGTCTATGGACCCATCCAAGGATCTTGCTGCATATGGGTATGGTAGTGTTGCTTGGAAGGAGCGGGTGGAGAATTGGAAGCAGAGGCAGGAGAGGATGCACCAGACAAGGAATGATGGTGGTGGTGATGACGGTGATGATGCTGATTTACCACTGTATGACCCTCAAAACTTGTTTGGTCCCTGTTAGTTTTATGCCTCTTCAATGCTTTATGCCATTTGGTTGCATGTATTTTCCCAGATTAATTTTCCAAAACAGTCCATGGTCTGTTCAAAATACCATTTCCCCCCATCATAATTATcgctcacacacacacacacacaaagaaGTAATGCTTCCATTTTTCTTAGTAAAATGGAAGAAACTGGTGGATTcatatttttttttaattttgccTTTGTTTGCATGAATCAAGGATGCAATGCACGATGTGCCAGTAGAGTATGTGCTCTATAAAATTTTGATGCGTTTACCTGAATGTATCTTTACTACACATCACCTTCCATTTGGCATTTCCAGAAGGATATATTTGCTCTTGTCTTGCTACGTGCTACTAGACCCAAGCACTAACTTTTAGCTGAAATTTTCTTTACCAGAATGGATGAATCAAGACAACCGCTGTCCAGGAAAATTCCGCTTCCATCAAGCCAGATCAATCCATATAGGATGATTATCATTATTCGGCTTGTGGTTTTGGGGTTCTTCTTCCACTACCGAGTGATGCATCCGGTGAATGATGCATTTGCTTTGTGGCTCATATCTGTTATCTGTGAAATCTGGTTTGCCATGTCTTGGATTCTTGATCAATTCCCAAAGTGGTTCCCTATAGAGAGAGAGACTTACCTAGACCGGCTGTCACTGAGGTTAGTCGCTGTTACCACCTACAAATCTATACCTTCTCTTCCTTTTGTTTTGTGATTAATTGCTTGTCTGGATAGGTTCGATAAGGAAGGCCAGCCGTCTCAACTTGCCCCAATCGATTTCTTTGTCAGTACAGTTGACCCCTTAAAGGAACCTCCTTTGGTCACAGCAAATACTGTTCTATCTATCCTTTCAGTGGACTATCCAGTTGATAAGGTTTCTTGCTATGTTTCTGATGATGGTGCTGCAATGCTAACATTTGAAGCATTATCTGAAACATCTGAATTTGCAAAGAAATGGGCTCCATTCTGCAAAAGGTACAATATTGAACCTCGTGCTCCAGAGTGGTACTTCCAACAGAAGATAGACTACTTGAAAGACAAGGTGGCAGCAAACTTTGTTAGGGAGAGGAGAGCAATGAAGGTGCTTTATTTGTCCTTTTCTTTAATGTGTTGTCCCCTATCCTATTTGTTAAGAGTATGTTAATTAAACCAAGTTTGGATTATTTTTAGAGAGAGTACGAGGAATTCAAGGTCAGAATCAATGCCTTGGTTGCTAAAGCCCAGAAAGTTCCTGAAGAAGGATGGACAATGCAAGATGGAACCCCCTGGCCTGGAAACAATGTTCGTGATCATCCTGGAATGATTCAGGTAAGCCTTGTTGGTTTGTTGCTATGTGGTACTTGCTGTGGCATGCTTTAAGCATctatttattttcctttctttcaTCACCAATACAAGAAAAGTTAATTCTTCTATACAAATAGGTCTTCCTTGGCCAAAGTGGAGGTCTTGACTGTGAGGGAAATGAGCTGCCGCGGTTGGTTTATGTTTCAAGAGAGAAACGACCAGGCTATAACCATCATAAGAAAGCTGGTGCTATGAATGCATTGGTAATTATGGCATCTTTGAATCATTTGTTTGTATGTCTTCTATAGCCTATGTGGTACAATGTGTTTTATTTACTTCTGTTTGTCTGTATCACAGGTCCGAGTCTCTGCTGTACTATCAAATGCTCCTTATTTGTTAAACTTGGATTGTGATCACTACATCAACAACAGCAAAGCTATAAAGGAAGCAATGTGTTTTATGATGGACCCACTACTAGGAAAGAAGGTTTGCTATGTACAGTTCCCTCAAAGATTTGATGGGATTGATCGCCATGACCGATATGCTAACAGGAATGTTGTCTTTTTCGATGTAAGATTTGACATTCATATTTCTGAGATGTTCTGTTGTCTACATTATGTATTTTTCTTGGTGAATGTTTTACTAACATTTGTGCTGTGCAGATCAACATGAAAGGTTTGGATGGTATTCAGGGTCCGATTTATGTTGGTACTGGATGTGTGTTTAGAAGGCAGGCATTATATGGTTATGATGCCCCCAAAACAAAGAAGCCACCATCAAGGACTTGCAACTGCTGGCCCAAGTGGTGTTTttgctgttgctgctgtggtAATAGGAAACACAAGAAGAAGACTACGAAACCCAAAACAGAGAAGAAAAAGTTATTAtttttcaagaaagaagaaaatcaatcccCTGCATATGCTCTTGGTGAAATTGATGAAGCTGCTCCAGGTAACTGTGAGCTTTCAAAGAAACACTTCAGTTAGTCTTGAAACTTCTTCATTTTGATCGCCTATCTAACCTTGTGTGGTTCCCTGTAGGAGCTGAGAATGAAAAAGCTGGTATTGTAAATCAACaaaaattagaaaagaaatttggtCAGTCTTCTGTCTTTGCAACATCCACACTTCTCGAAAATGGTGGAACCTTGAAGAGTGCAAGTCCTGCTTCTCTTCTGAAAGAAGCTATACATGTCATTAGTTGTGGTTATGAAGACAAGACTGATTGGGGAAAAGAGGTAAAGTCTTGAGCCTGTGGTTATTGGTTGATGAGTCAAAACATATGTTACATAGTGAATCATATGATATTTTCCTTTTCAGATTGGCTGGATCTATGGATCAGTTACAGAGGATATTCTAACTGGTTTCAAGATGCATTGTCATGGTTGGCGGTCAATTTACTGCATACCTAAACGGCCTGCATTCAAAGGTTCTGCACCTCTGAATCTTTCAGATCGTCTTCACCAGGTGCTTCGGTGGGCTCTTGGGTCTATTGAGATCTTCTTCAGCAATCATTGCCCTCTTTGGTATGGGTATGGTGGTGGTCTGAAATTTTTGGAAAGATTTTCCTACATCAACTCCATCGTGTATCCTTGGACATCTATCCCCCTCTTGGCTTACTGTACATTGCCTGCCATCTGTTTATTGACGGGGAAATTTATCACTCCAGAGGTAAAGCTTAATCAACTATAGTTTTGTTGTTTGAGAAAAAACAAAACTATAGTTTTGTTTGTTGTGGAATGTCTGAACCTTATGTTCACTGTTTCATCTGCTGCAGCTGAACAATGTTGCCAGCCTGTGGTTCATGTCACTTTTTATCTGCATTTTTGCTACAAGCATCCTAGAAATGAGATGGAGTGGTGTTGGGATTGATGATTGGTGGAGGAATGAGCAGTTCTGGGTCATTGGAGGTGTGTCCTCGCACCTCTTCGCTGTGTTTCAGGGACTTCTCAAGGTCATAGCTGGTGTTGATACAAGCTTCACTGTGACATCAAAGGGTGGAGATGATGACGAATTCTCAGAGCTGTACACATTTAAATGGACTACCTTATTGATACCTCCTACCACTTTGCTCCTATTGAACTTCATTGGTGTGGTCGCTGGTGTTTCCAATGCAATCAATAATGGATACGAGTCATGGGGCCCCCTCTTCGGGAAGCTCTTCTTTGCATTTTGGGTGATTGTCCATCTGTATCCCTTCCTCAAAGGTTTGGTTGGGAGGCAAAACAGGACACCGACAATTGTCATCGTCTGGTCCATCCTGCTGGCTTCAATCTTCTCACTCCTTTGGGTTCGGATTGACCCTTTCCTTGCAAAGGATGATGGTCCACTTCTTGAGGAGTGTGGTTTGGATTGCAACTAGGGGATGTCAGCACATCAGCTCCCCCAATCAGCGTATGATTGAAGTATTTTTGCCGGCGTTTGTCCCCATATTTACAGTGCCCCCTCTGTAGGTAAGAGACAAGAAATGTCTCCCGTTCCTTTTGATCCATGGTGAACCTCGACCTAATATCT
This portion of the Zea mays cultivar B73 chromosome 2, Zm-B73-REFERENCE-NAM-5.0, whole genome shotgun sequence genome encodes:
- the LOC100280232 gene encoding Probable cellulose synthase A catalytic subunit 3 gives rise to the protein MEASAGLVAGSHNRNELVVIRRDGDPGPKPPPREQNGQVCQICGDDVGLAPGGEPFVACNECAFPVCRDCYEYERREGTQNCPQCRTRYKRLKGCQRVTGDEEEDGVDDLDNEFNWNGHDSRSVADSMLYGRGGDPNGAPQPFQLNPNVPLLTNGQMVDDIPPEQHALVPSFMGGGGKRIHPLPYADPSLPVQPRSMDPSKDLAAYGYGSVAWKERVENWKQRQERMHQTRNDGGGDDGDDADLPLMDESRQPLSRKIPLPSSQINPYRMIIIIRLVVLGFFFHYRVMHPVNDAFALWLISVICEIWFAMSWILDQFPKWFPIERETYLDRLSLRFDKEGQPSQLAPIDFFVSTVDPLKEPPLVTANTVLSILSVDYPVDKVSCYVSDDGAAMLTFEALSETSEFAKKWAPFCKRYNIEPRAPEWYFQQKIDYLKDKVAANFVRERRAMKREYEEFKVRINALVAKAQKVPEEGWTMQDGTPWPGNNVRDHPGMIQVFLGQSGGLDCEGNELPRLVYVSREKRPGYNHHKKAGAMNALVRVSAVLSNAPYLLNLDCDHYINNSKAIKEAMCFMMDPLLGKKVCYVQFPQRFDGIDRHDRYANRNVVFFDINMKGLDGIQGPIYVGTGCVFRRQALYGYDAPKTKKPPSRTCNCWPKWCFCCCCCGNRKHKKKTTKPKTEKKKLLFFKKEENQSPAYALGEIDEAAPGAENEKAGIVNQQKLEKKFGQSSVFATSTLLENGGTLKSASPASLLKEAIHVISCGYEDKTDWGKEIGWIYGSVTEDILTGFKMHCHGWRSIYCIPKRPAFKGSAPLNLSDRLHQVLRWALGSIEIFFSNHCPLWYGYGGGLKFLERFSYINSIVYPWTSIPLLAYCTLPAICLLTGKFITPELNNVASLWFMSLFICIFATSILEMRWSGVGIDDWWRNEQFWVIGGVSSHLFAVFQGLLKVIAGVDTSFTVTSKGGDDDEFSELYTFKWTTLLIPPTTLLLLNFIGVVAGVSNAINNGYESWGPLFGKLFFAFWVIVHLYPFLKGLVGRQNRTPTIVIVWSILLASIFSLLWVRIDPFLAKDDGPLLEECGLDCN